A region from the Mycolicibacterium phlei genome encodes:
- a CDS encoding SRPBCC family protein — protein MADLQMSESIFIAASPEQVYALVSDVTRTGEWSPICKACWWDEGDGPEVGAWFTGRNETPERTWETRSQVVAATPGRSFAWQVNGDLVYWAYTMEPRDGGTLLTESWKVLPAGIAAFRERFGEQSEAELEARRLAAETGIPATLAAIKAIAEAS, from the coding sequence ATGGCGGATCTCCAGATGTCAGAGTCGATTTTCATCGCAGCGTCGCCCGAGCAGGTGTACGCGCTGGTCTCCGATGTGACCAGAACCGGCGAGTGGAGCCCGATCTGCAAGGCGTGCTGGTGGGACGAGGGCGACGGACCGGAGGTCGGCGCTTGGTTCACCGGCCGCAACGAGACCCCCGAACGCACCTGGGAGACCCGCAGCCAGGTGGTCGCCGCGACCCCGGGCCGGTCCTTCGCCTGGCAGGTCAACGGCGACTTGGTGTATTGGGCCTACACCATGGAACCGCGGGACGGCGGCACCCTGCTGACCGAGTCCTGGAAGGTGCTGCCCGCGGGCATCGCCGCCTTCCGGGAGCGCTTCGGGGAGCAGTCCGAAGCCGAGTTGGAGGCCCGGCGGCTGGCGGCCGAGACGGGTATTCCGGCGACGCTCGCCGCGATCAAGGCGATCGCCGAGGCGTCCTGA
- a CDS encoding FKBP-type peptidyl-prolyl cis-trans isomerase — MSSPLAIPGAIVAGAAALALTLSACGSDSDSTSATTTSDTTTSTMTTSPTGTAVAQSCPTAAPGEDVAPDWTFTGDTGSIAVTGPTDEAAPLVTVEGPFSVSETRVEVLQDGDGPVVADTADVLVCYLGVNGRDGTVFDTSFERGTPVNFPLDGVITGFQKAIAGQTVGSTVAVAMTPEDGYPDGQPAAGIQPGDSLIFAISILDATD, encoded by the coding sequence GTGTCTTCTCCCCTCGCGATTCCCGGCGCGATCGTCGCCGGCGCCGCGGCGCTGGCCCTGACGCTCAGCGCGTGCGGTTCCGACAGCGACTCGACGTCGGCCACCACGACATCGGACACCACCACGTCGACCATGACGACGTCACCCACCGGCACCGCCGTCGCACAGAGCTGCCCCACCGCCGCACCGGGCGAGGACGTCGCACCGGACTGGACGTTCACCGGTGACACCGGCAGCATCGCGGTCACCGGACCCACCGATGAGGCTGCTCCGCTGGTCACCGTCGAGGGACCGTTCAGCGTCTCCGAGACCCGGGTCGAGGTGCTGCAGGACGGCGACGGGCCGGTCGTCGCGGACACCGCCGACGTGCTGGTGTGCTACCTGGGCGTCAACGGCCGGGACGGCACGGTGTTCGACACCAGCTTCGAACGGGGCACCCCGGTGAACTTCCCGCTCGACGGGGTGATCACCGGGTTCCAGAAGGCCATCGCCGGCCAGACCGTCGGATCGACCGTCGCGGTGGCGATGACGCCGGAGGACGGCTACCCCGACGGTCAGCCCGCCGCCGGCATCCAGCCGGGCGACTCGCTGATCTTCGCGATCTCGATCCTCGACGCCACAGACTGA
- a CDS encoding biotin transporter BioY has product MAQVRRRFALTPGELAQAAVFAALIAALGLPGTITLGASGVPITFQTLGVMLAGSILGPRKGVLAVGLFTVLAIAGLPILAGARTGLVSLASPTAGFFVGWLPAVFVIGALTALMMPRYRVGWGIAINILGGMAVIYCFGAAGLLIRTDLSWWAAVTSSGVYVPGDLAKAVIAGVVAAQVHRTRPGLVAPWRRRRSFDG; this is encoded by the coding sequence ATGGCGCAGGTGCGGCGCCGGTTCGCCCTCACTCCCGGCGAACTGGCCCAGGCTGCGGTGTTCGCGGCGCTGATCGCGGCGCTGGGGCTGCCGGGCACGATCACGCTGGGCGCCAGCGGGGTGCCGATCACTTTCCAGACGCTCGGGGTGATGCTGGCCGGGTCGATCCTGGGGCCGCGCAAGGGTGTGCTGGCGGTCGGGCTGTTCACCGTCCTGGCGATCGCCGGGCTGCCCATTCTCGCCGGTGCGCGCACCGGGCTGGTGTCGTTGGCGTCGCCGACAGCCGGGTTCTTCGTCGGTTGGCTGCCCGCGGTGTTCGTGATCGGGGCGCTGACCGCGCTGATGATGCCGCGCTACCGGGTGGGCTGGGGCATCGCGATCAACATTCTCGGCGGCATGGCGGTGATCTATTGCTTCGGCGCCGCCGGGCTGTTGATCCGGACCGATCTGTCCTGGTGGGCGGCGGTGACCAGCAGCGGCGTCTACGTCCCCGGTGACCTGGCCAAAGCGGTCATCGCCGGTGTTGTCGCCGCGCAGGTGCACCGCACCCGGCCGGGACTCGTCGCACCGTGGCGGCGGCGCCGCTCGTTCGATGGTTGA
- a CDS encoding energy-coupling factor ABC transporter ATP-binding protein, whose product MVDQQPDSVVFEDVSHSYGDRKVLCDVSLVLTERRIGIVGANGSGKSTFARMINGLVLPDRGTVRVCGLDTRRHTRRVRRLAGFVFTDPDRQILMPTVAEDIELSLSRHRLTTDERRDRVHEVLGRFGLAGHADHPAHLLSGGQKQLLALASVLVTEPRIVVADEPTTLLDLRNTRMIRDAFAALDHQLVVVSHDLTLLDDFDRVIVFDEGRVVADDAPAAAIDAYERMMLR is encoded by the coding sequence ATGGTTGACCAACAGCCGGACTCGGTTGTCTTCGAGGACGTTTCGCACTCCTACGGCGACCGGAAGGTGCTCTGCGACGTGTCGCTGGTGCTCACCGAGCGCCGGATCGGCATCGTCGGCGCCAACGGCAGCGGGAAGTCGACGTTCGCGCGGATGATCAACGGTCTGGTGCTGCCCGACCGGGGAACGGTGCGGGTCTGTGGGCTCGACACCCGCCGGCACACCCGCCGGGTCCGCCGCCTGGCGGGGTTCGTGTTCACCGACCCCGACCGGCAGATTCTGATGCCGACGGTCGCCGAGGACATCGAACTGTCGCTGTCACGGCACCGGCTGACCACCGACGAGCGGCGGGATCGGGTCCACGAGGTGTTGGGCAGGTTCGGGTTGGCCGGTCACGCCGACCATCCCGCCCATCTGCTCTCCGGTGGGCAGAAGCAGCTGCTCGCGTTGGCGTCGGTGCTGGTCACCGAACCGCGCATCGTGGTGGCCGACGAGCCGACGACGCTGCTCGACCTGCGTAACACCCGGATGATCCGGGATGCGTTCGCCGCCCTGGACCATCAACTCGTCGTCGTGTCTCACGATCTGACGCTGCTCGACGACTTCGACCGGGTGATAGTGTTCGACGAGGGCAGGGTGGTCGCCGACGACGCACCCGCCGCCGCGATCGACGCCTATGAGCGGATGATGCTGCGATGA
- a CDS encoding CbiQ family ECF transporter T component, which produces MSTFGQYQPGSSPLHRLPAGVKLVALAVSIALMAVWVQTPADLAVAALGVAALVAAAGLRPRALTAQLRPVLWVVAVIFGFQLLFTDWRRALVVCGILLLSVVLAAVVTVTTRVTAMLAALTALMRPLGRVGFPVDQLALALALTLRTIPLMIDTVRQVEEARRARGLRFSPRIVLAPVITAALDTADGFAEALTARGLD; this is translated from the coding sequence ATGAGCACGTTCGGGCAGTACCAGCCCGGCTCGTCCCCGCTGCATCGGCTGCCGGCCGGGGTGAAACTGGTCGCGCTCGCCGTGTCGATCGCCCTGATGGCGGTGTGGGTGCAGACCCCGGCGGATCTCGCGGTGGCCGCGCTGGGCGTCGCGGCGCTGGTGGCGGCCGCCGGTCTGCGGCCCCGGGCCCTCACCGCACAGCTGCGGCCGGTGCTGTGGGTGGTGGCGGTCATCTTCGGCTTTCAACTGCTGTTCACCGACTGGCGGCGCGCTCTGGTGGTGTGCGGCATCCTGCTGTTGTCCGTCGTGCTGGCCGCCGTCGTCACCGTCACCACCCGGGTGACCGCCATGCTGGCGGCGTTGACGGCGCTGATGAGGCCGCTCGGGCGGGTGGGTTTTCCGGTCGATCAACTCGCCCTGGCGTTGGCGCTGACCCTGCGCACGATCCCGTTGATGATCGACACCGTGCGGCAGGTCGAGGAGGCCCGCCGGGCGCGGGGTCTGCGGTTCTCGCCCCGCATCGTGCTGGCGCCGGTGATCACGGCGGCCCTCGACACCGCGGACGGTTTCGCCGAGGCGCTCACCGCACGGGGATTGGACTGA
- a CDS encoding IS30 family transposase, producing the protein MPPGVKRRYFELIRAGMSGSAAAQTVGVSLSCGSLWFIDAGSVRFVDTPISPRYLTQDDRIEIADGLAAGEPVKVIAERIGKTFQSVYREIARNRKPDGTYQPWYAHGLAYQRRRRPKTRRLAADDGLRVVVAHKLAKRWSPAQISRWLRRRYRRRPAWHLCPETIYEGVYQGLVADIDQQARSSGKSANVLRTGRIYRHRRGRGRSRAGALRQLTKLRSIHDRPASIERRRQAGHWEGDLIVGAQQRSAVATLVERKMRLTLLVRLPHGHSAQHVGDALITTFSQLPVNLRRTLTWDQGNEMFHHGRIEAATGLTIYFADPHSPWQRGTNENTNGLVRQYLPKGTDLSLWDDVQLRQIADELNDRPRLCLKDKTPAEVLQRWERQYKLH; encoded by the coding sequence ATGCCGCCCGGTGTCAAGCGCCGGTACTTTGAATTAATCCGCGCCGGGATGTCCGGCTCAGCCGCGGCGCAGACGGTGGGCGTGTCGCTCAGCTGCGGATCGCTGTGGTTCATCGACGCTGGCAGCGTGCGATTTGTTGATACGCCGATAAGTCCCCGCTACCTGACACAAGACGACCGCATCGAAATCGCCGACGGGCTCGCCGCTGGCGAGCCGGTGAAGGTGATCGCCGAGCGGATCGGTAAGACCTTTCAAAGTGTGTACCGCGAGATCGCCCGGAATCGAAAGCCGGACGGCACCTACCAGCCCTGGTATGCCCACGGGCTGGCCTATCAGCGTCGTCGTCGGCCGAAAACGCGCCGGTTGGCAGCCGATGATGGACTACGGGTGGTGGTGGCACACAAGCTGGCGAAAAGGTGGTCTCCAGCGCAGATCAGCCGCTGGCTGCGGCGGCGATATCGTCGCCGGCCAGCGTGGCATCTATGTCCTGAGACGATCTACGAGGGTGTCTACCAGGGCCTGGTTGCCGACATTGATCAACAGGCCCGCAGTTCGGGCAAGAGCGCCAATGTCCTGCGGACCGGCCGGATTTACCGGCATCGACGCGGGCGTGGACGCTCTCGCGCCGGGGCTCTGAGACAACTTACCAAGCTGCGGTCAATCCACGACCGGCCAGCCAGTATTGAGCGCCGCCGACAGGCAGGCCATTGGGAGGGCGACCTCATCGTCGGCGCGCAGCAGCGGTCGGCCGTCGCAACGCTGGTGGAACGAAAGATGCGTCTGACACTGCTGGTTCGATTGCCGCATGGCCACTCGGCCCAGCATGTCGGGGATGCCCTGATCACAACTTTCAGCCAGCTGCCCGTCAATCTGCGGCGGACGCTGACCTGGGACCAGGGCAACGAGATGTTTCACCACGGGCGTATCGAGGCGGCAACGGGGCTGACGATCTACTTCGCAGACCCACACTCGCCCTGGCAGCGCGGTACCAACGAAAACACCAACGGACTTGTGCGCCAATACTTACCGAAGGGCACCGACCTCAGCCTCTGGGACGATGTCCAGCTCCGCCAGATCGCCGACGAGCTCAACGACCGTCCACGCCTATGCCTAAAGGACAAGACTCCAGCCGAAGTTCTGCAACGATGGGAGCGTCAGTACAAACTTCACTGA
- a CDS encoding NAD(P)/FAD-dependent oxidoreductase, with translation MQEDVDVVIVGSRCAGSAAAIALARRGRSVVALDSASFPSDTLSTHLFFPPHWAELERLGARDPVLALDPPLHTRAGLGAPGVEVVGSYSAYDGLNYGACVRRPGLDLALVETAREAGAEVRERVRATELVRTPSGRVTGVRYTGRDGARGSINARLVIGADGRRSTVARLVGTTEHHHWPNQRMMAYAYYEDTHGDERNLAMQWRQDDELVTVFPCDGGQLVALLMSPARRAGEFRTDAEAAFDATVDSIAPFAKRLSGCTRVSRIYTSVSHPSYFRHSHGPGWALAGDAGHFKDPVTAQGIRDALRFGRLLGEAVAPYLDDESALETALAAWEDDRDRQCLPMYQWANNLGRDDSVSPIEDVAYRWFAARDGATELLDVFSRKRQATEVFTPARLVRWVAAAAHDPRVDRRALARTLRRDIGREARRMVEARMFWHRRARSRRQVFGP, from the coding sequence ATGCAGGAAGACGTCGATGTCGTGATCGTCGGCAGCCGGTGCGCCGGTTCGGCCGCGGCGATCGCGTTGGCCAGGCGCGGGCGCTCCGTCGTCGCGCTCGACAGCGCCTCGTTTCCGTCGGACACGCTGTCGACGCATCTGTTCTTCCCGCCGCATTGGGCGGAGCTGGAACGCCTGGGCGCGCGGGACCCCGTGCTCGCGCTGGATCCCCCGCTGCACACCCGGGCCGGGCTGGGCGCACCGGGCGTGGAGGTGGTCGGGAGTTACAGCGCGTACGACGGGCTGAACTACGGCGCCTGTGTCCGTCGGCCGGGGCTGGATCTGGCGCTGGTGGAGACCGCACGCGAGGCGGGTGCCGAAGTCCGCGAACGGGTTCGGGCAACCGAGCTGGTGAGGACTCCGTCCGGCCGAGTCACCGGGGTGCGATACACGGGTCGCGACGGGGCTCGCGGATCCATCAACGCGAGGCTGGTCATCGGCGCCGACGGCCGACGCTCCACCGTCGCGCGTCTGGTCGGCACCACCGAACACCACCACTGGCCCAACCAGCGGATGATGGCCTACGCCTACTACGAGGACACCCACGGCGACGAACGCAATCTCGCCATGCAGTGGCGCCAGGACGACGAGCTGGTCACCGTGTTTCCCTGCGACGGCGGACAATTGGTTGCGCTGCTGATGTCGCCGGCGCGTCGGGCCGGGGAGTTCCGCACCGATGCGGAGGCGGCGTTCGACGCGACAGTCGACAGCATTGCACCGTTCGCCAAACGCCTGAGCGGGTGCACGCGGGTGAGCAGAATCTACACGTCGGTGTCGCATCCGTCGTACTTCCGCCATTCGCACGGCCCGGGGTGGGCGCTGGCTGGGGATGCCGGGCACTTCAAGGATCCCGTTACCGCACAGGGGATTCGGGATGCGCTGCGGTTCGGTCGGCTGCTCGGGGAGGCGGTGGCGCCGTATCTGGACGACGAGTCGGCGCTCGAAACCGCGCTGGCCGCATGGGAGGACGACCGCGACCGGCAGTGCCTGCCGATGTACCAGTGGGCCAACAACCTCGGCCGCGACGACTCCGTCTCCCCCATCGAGGATGTGGCCTATCGCTGGTTCGCCGCCCGTGACGGCGCGACCGAGCTGCTCGACGTGTTCTCCCGCAAGCGCCAGGCGACGGAGGTGTTCACCCCGGCGCGGCTGGTGCGCTGGGTGGCCGCGGCTGCTCACGATCCCCGCGTCGATCGGCGGGCCCTGGCGCGCACCCTGCGGCGTGATATCGGACGGGAGGCACGGCGGATGGTCGAGGCGCGGATGTTCTGGCATCGACGCGCCCGCTCACGCCGGCAGGTGTTCGGCCCCTGA
- a CDS encoding TetR/AcrR family transcriptional regulator has protein sequence MPTEDPQRSPRADRRRARTRAAILDAAELVFTRDGYDGARIESIAEKADVSVGSIYVHFGGKRDVYLHVVERSLQLFAEYMAASEDPALTPLQRVLAGGDAYLRFHLDHPGAFDFLAMPTGAGSANSAEIEARIRDRVGELLERFAAQIDAAIEAGQARPVDSMRLTRYLWGAWNGVIALRHQPEGLRVSDEEIQETLELARWLLREGLASAALRDEKGEVGERIPLPRISRPGAG, from the coding sequence GTGCCGACAGAGGACCCACAGCGCAGCCCGCGTGCCGACCGGCGTCGCGCCCGCACCCGGGCCGCCATCCTCGACGCCGCCGAACTCGTCTTCACCCGCGACGGCTACGACGGCGCCCGCATCGAGTCCATCGCCGAGAAGGCCGACGTCTCGGTCGGCTCGATCTATGTCCACTTCGGCGGCAAGCGCGACGTGTACCTGCACGTGGTGGAGCGGTCGCTGCAGTTGTTCGCCGAGTACATGGCCGCCAGCGAGGATCCCGCGCTGACGCCGCTGCAGCGGGTGCTCGCCGGCGGCGACGCCTATCTGCGGTTTCACCTGGATCACCCGGGTGCGTTCGACTTCCTCGCGATGCCGACCGGCGCGGGCTCGGCGAATAGCGCCGAGATCGAGGCGCGGATCCGGGATCGGGTGGGGGAGTTGCTCGAACGGTTCGCCGCGCAGATCGACGCGGCGATCGAGGCGGGCCAGGCGCGTCCGGTCGACTCGATGCGGCTCACCCGCTACCTGTGGGGAGCGTGGAACGGTGTGATCGCGCTGCGCCATCAGCCCGAAGGTCTGCGCGTGTCGGACGAGGAGATCCAGGAGACGCTCGAACTGGCCCGCTGGCTGTTGCGCGAAGGTCTGGCCTCGGCCGCCCTGCGCGATGAGAAAGGTGAAGTGGGCGAACGGATTCCGCTGCCGCGGATCAGCAGGCCCGGCGCCGGTTAG
- a CDS encoding DUF732 domain-containing protein encodes MAPYLRAGLLVSAVAGALIGAPVAAASPESEFCESMTGIGFTGDCATISTLAKEVCAEYARGADLDVVLGRLDQATKDENLSNFIVAGAKVYFCPQVATT; translated from the coding sequence ATGGCCCCTTATCTGCGAGCAGGACTTCTGGTGTCGGCGGTGGCCGGCGCCCTCATCGGCGCACCGGTCGCGGCCGCGTCCCCCGAAAGCGAGTTCTGCGAGAGCATGACGGGCATCGGGTTCACCGGCGACTGCGCGACGATCAGCACCCTGGCCAAGGAGGTCTGCGCGGAGTACGCCCGCGGCGCCGATCTCGACGTCGTGCTGGGCAGGCTGGATCAGGCGACCAAGGACGAGAACCTGTCGAACTTCATCGTCGCCGGCGCCAAGGTGTACTTCTGCCCGCAGGTCGCGACCACCTGA
- a CDS encoding enoyl-CoA hydratase/isomerase family protein — MPEHDYEQMKREAEQYIRFEKDRKNRIAYITFDRPEAQNSTTMGMRQLYADLIHKCNVDDDVKVVVIRGEGEDFGSGGDLPEQREMLENPGMPLLHELAINDDDVKYPPGGSYRYLSTVTDFYAKARAGNRPLQELRKISIIEAKGYCYGWHFYQAGDADLVISSDDALFGHPAFRYVGWGPRLWWWAETMGLRKFSEMLFTGRPFTAQEMYECGFLNSVVPRDQLEAETEKYALACSKTRPTDTVAVQKTFLELYKQHKGEYFGSLLTGMVEGMLPLIQNDQPNDVDLTDGTFEKGLNNVVKDNDMNYPPEWRLSRSGRNKP; from the coding sequence ATGCCAGAGCACGACTACGAGCAGATGAAGCGCGAAGCCGAGCAGTACATCCGGTTCGAGAAGGACCGCAAGAACCGGATCGCCTACATCACGTTCGATCGACCGGAGGCCCAGAACTCCACCACCATGGGCATGCGGCAGCTCTACGCGGACCTGATCCACAAGTGCAACGTCGATGACGATGTGAAGGTCGTCGTGATCCGCGGCGAGGGAGAGGATTTCGGCAGCGGCGGCGACCTGCCCGAGCAGCGGGAGATGCTGGAGAACCCGGGCATGCCGCTGCTGCACGAGCTGGCGATAAACGATGACGACGTCAAATACCCGCCCGGCGGCTCCTACCGGTACCTGTCGACGGTCACCGACTTCTACGCCAAGGCGCGGGCGGGCAACCGGCCGCTGCAGGAGCTGCGCAAGATCAGCATCATCGAGGCCAAGGGCTACTGCTACGGCTGGCACTTCTATCAGGCCGGCGACGCCGATCTCGTGATCTCCTCCGACGACGCGCTTTTCGGCCACCCAGCCTTCCGGTACGTCGGCTGGGGCCCACGGCTGTGGTGGTGGGCCGAGACCATGGGGCTGCGCAAGTTCTCCGAAATGCTGTTCACCGGACGGCCGTTCACCGCGCAGGAGATGTACGAGTGCGGCTTCCTCAACAGCGTGGTGCCCCGCGACCAGCTGGAGGCCGAGACCGAGAAGTACGCGCTGGCCTGCTCGAAGACGCGGCCCACCGACACCGTCGCGGTGCAGAAGACCTTCCTCGAGCTGTACAAGCAGCACAAGGGCGAGTACTTCGGCAGCCTGTTGACGGGCATGGTCGAGGGCATGCTGCCGCTGATCCAGAACGATCAGCCCAACGACGTCGACCTCACCGACGGCACGTTCGAGAAGGGCCTCAACAACGTCGTCAAGGACAACGACATGAACTACCCGCCGGAGTGGCGGCTGAGCCGGTCGGGCCGCAACAAACCCTGA
- a CDS encoding beta-galactosidase, with protein sequence MALAVGLVCTTAIVDLGRPRRPGGVLAAVTVSIDPAPTTVGIADSDVYGMTQADVDRTFDLMRADNIRAVRLMVPWAGVEPTRGNLNWSVIDKTINSAAARNLAVVAMINSTPLWAVAPGGQYLSGRPASPEAYGEFVARVISRYPGKIAAVEIWNEPNAIFFYTPKPDPAGYVDLLKAAYPRIKAIDPSIEVLAGSVGSVVDVAGLAINPVAFVSGMYAAGAQPYFDALAFHPYHYSLKFSAGVGVANSPVLQLMQMRQLMVANGDADKRIWSTEFGQPVSSGGAARQNDYIADVLRKWQELPYTGPMFIYTTRDRRTGSLGAEDTIGIYNSNWTPKPAQATVRAATTGALGKADEFVRFAAFTDPDSGGVLSPVFRTTDGRWAQVRTVNTVYETPDGFVTSPNPVALKAGLYAVSPKGPFTGGYQDFNTSNGLRVWYSEATGAHSGSRPFAAAWVPELGLALTDESGSLLGTSMQFQNGKITWTPLGGMSVTWNPGHGPGATPTTTPTTVPTTTTTAPTSLPTSTPPVTPTPIPAADNPISAVLTLLGGLLGALSGQR encoded by the coding sequence ATGGCACTGGCCGTCGGGTTGGTGTGCACCACCGCGATCGTCGATCTCGGCAGACCCCGGCGGCCCGGCGGCGTGCTCGCCGCCGTCACCGTCTCGATCGATCCGGCGCCCACCACGGTCGGCATCGCCGACTCCGACGTCTACGGGATGACACAGGCCGACGTCGACAGGACCTTCGACCTGATGCGGGCCGACAACATCCGCGCGGTGCGCCTCATGGTGCCGTGGGCCGGCGTCGAGCCCACCAGGGGCAATCTGAACTGGAGCGTGATCGACAAGACCATCAACTCCGCCGCCGCGCGGAACCTGGCCGTGGTCGCCATGATCAACTCCACCCCACTCTGGGCGGTGGCCCCCGGCGGGCAGTACCTCAGCGGCCGGCCCGCCTCCCCGGAGGCATACGGCGAATTCGTCGCCAGGGTGATTTCGCGATATCCCGGCAAAATCGCAGCGGTCGAAATTTGGAACGAGCCGAATGCGATCTTCTTTTATACGCCCAAGCCGGACCCCGCCGGATATGTCGACCTGCTCAAGGCGGCCTATCCGAGAATCAAGGCGATCGACCCCTCGATCGAGGTGCTGGCGGGTTCGGTCGGATCGGTCGTCGACGTCGCGGGATTGGCGATCAATCCGGTGGCATTTGTGTCCGGTATGTACGCCGCCGGCGCGCAACCCTATTTCGACGCCCTGGCATTTCATCCGTACCACTACAGCCTGAAGTTCTCGGCGGGGGTGGGCGTGGCCAACTCCCCGGTGCTGCAGCTGATGCAGATGCGCCAGCTCATGGTCGCCAACGGCGACGCGGACAAGAGGATCTGGTCGACCGAGTTCGGTCAGCCCGTGTCCTCCGGCGGCGCGGCCAGACAGAACGACTACATCGCCGATGTCCTGCGCAAATGGCAGGAACTGCCCTACACGGGCCCGATGTTCATCTACACCACCCGCGACCGCCGGACCGGCAGCCTGGGCGCCGAGGACACCATCGGCATCTACAACTCCAACTGGACGCCGAAGCCCGCACAGGCCACGGTCCGCGCCGCGACGACGGGTGCGCTCGGCAAAGCCGACGAGTTCGTCCGGTTCGCGGCGTTCACCGACCCCGACTCGGGTGGTGTCCTGTCGCCGGTGTTCCGCACCACCGACGGCCGGTGGGCGCAGGTGCGCACGGTCAACACGGTCTACGAGACCCCCGACGGGTTCGTCACCTCACCCAACCCCGTCGCCCTCAAGGCCGGCCTGTACGCGGTGAGTCCGAAAGGTCCGTTCACCGGCGGGTACCAGGACTTCAACACGTCGAACGGACTGCGGGTCTGGTACTCCGAGGCCACCGGCGCGCATTCCGGCAGCAGGCCGTTCGCGGCCGCCTGGGTGCCCGAACTCGGGTTGGCTCTCACCGACGAGAGCGGCAGCCTGCTGGGGACGTCGATGCAGTTCCAGAACGGCAAGATCACCTGGACACCGCTGGGCGGCATGTCGGTCACCTGGAATCCCGGGCACGGTCCCGGCGCCACCCCGACCACCACACCGACGACGGTGCCGACGACCACGACCACCGCACCGACGTCGTTGCCAACATCGACGCCTCCGGTGACACCAACTCCAATACCAGCAGCAGATAATCCGATCAGCGCGGTGCTTACTCTTCTTGGTGGTTTGCTCGGCGCGCTCAGCGGTCAGAGATAA
- a CDS encoding STAS/SEC14 domain-containing protein, with amino-acid sequence MIEALADLPDGVTGIRVSGRVDAEQIRAFEPTMAELLAGDEIRFIEVIDHDYQGVSPGAVVEDLKMDFKVVLKRLPAFKKIAVVTDVEWMVHALHLMAWMVPGELKVFGLAELEQAKQWAAR; translated from the coding sequence ATGATCGAGGCACTCGCCGATCTGCCCGATGGGGTGACCGGGATCCGGGTGTCCGGACGCGTCGACGCCGAACAGATCCGCGCGTTCGAGCCAACCATGGCCGAGCTGCTGGCCGGCGACGAGATCCGGTTCATCGAGGTGATCGACCACGACTACCAGGGCGTGAGCCCCGGGGCGGTGGTCGAGGATCTCAAGATGGACTTCAAGGTGGTGCTCAAGCGCCTGCCGGCGTTCAAGAAGATCGCCGTCGTCACCGACGTCGAGTGGATGGTGCACGCGCTGCACCTGATGGCCTGGATGGTGCCGGGGGAGCTGAAGGTCTTCGGACTCGCCGAGCTCGAGCAGGCCAAGCAGTGGGCGGCCCGCTGA
- a CDS encoding TetR/AcrR family transcriptional regulator, producing MTVAGTQGRRSNRRGQATREAMLDAALRSLASGDPGAVSASRIARESGATWGAVKYQFGDVDGFWAAVLHYTAQLRGDIPAAVTEPGAPLDKRVAAIIDTLYDGLTSTHSRAIENLRAALPSDPAELERLYPRTAAELSSWGDSWLAACQKAFADLDVDPQRVREVAAFIPGAMRGIVSERQLGSYYDLDEARRGLTNAIVAYLEQSQQH from the coding sequence ATGACCGTCGCGGGCACCCAGGGCAGGCGCAGCAACCGCCGGGGCCAGGCCACCCGCGAGGCCATGCTCGACGCCGCGCTGCGTTCGCTGGCGTCCGGGGACCCCGGCGCGGTGTCGGCCAGCCGCATCGCCCGCGAGAGCGGCGCGACGTGGGGTGCGGTGAAGTACCAGTTCGGTGATGTCGACGGGTTCTGGGCGGCCGTACTGCACTACACCGCGCAACTGCGCGGCGACATCCCGGCCGCGGTGACCGAGCCGGGCGCACCGCTGGACAAGCGCGTCGCCGCGATCATCGACACCCTCTACGACGGGCTGACCTCCACGCATTCGCGCGCCATCGAGAACCTGCGCGCCGCGCTGCCCAGCGACCCCGCCGAACTCGAGCGCCTCTACCCGCGCACCGCGGCCGAGTTGTCGTCATGGGGCGACAGCTGGCTGGCGGCGTGCCAGAAGGCTTTCGCCGATCTCGACGTCGACCCGCAGCGGGTGCGCGAGGTGGCGGCGTTCATCCCGGGCGCCATGCGCGGCATCGTCTCCGAACGCCAGCTGGGCAGCTATTACGACCTCGACGAGGCCCGGCGGGGACTCACGAACGCGATCGTGGCGTATCTCGAGCAGTCACAACAACACTGA